A genomic region of Palaemon carinicauda isolate YSFRI2023 chromosome 11, ASM3689809v2, whole genome shotgun sequence contains the following coding sequences:
- the LOC137649231 gene encoding large ribosomal subunit protein eL29-like, with product MKAQAKVRIRAKVHIGMKAQAKVRIRSKVQISMKAQAMVRIKDKVRFRAKVLIRDKVRISMKVQIKAKVQIKAKVQISMKAQAMVWIKARVRIRDKVRIRMKAQIKVWIRGKVQISDKVRISMKAQAKVRIRGKVQIRGKVQITGKVRIRAKVRIIMKAQAKVQIRAGCDSGQGADQHEGPGQGVDQSQGADQ from the coding sequence ATGAAGGCCCAAGCCAAGGTGCGGATCAGAGCCAAGGTGCACATCGGTATGAAGGCCCAAGCCAAGGTGCGGATCAGGTCCAAGGTGCAGATCAGCATGAAGGCCCAAGCCATGGTGCGTATCAAGGACAAGGTACGGTTCAGAGCCAAGGTGCTGATCAGGGACAAGGTGCGGATCAGCATGAAGGTGCAGATCAAGGCCAAGGTGCAGATCAAGGCCAAGGTACAGATCAGCATGAAGGCCCAGGCTATGGTGTGGATCAAGGCCAGGGTGCGGATAAGGGACAAGGTGCGGATCAGAATGAAGGCCCAAATCAAGGTGTGGATCAGGGGCAAGGTTCAGATCAGCGACAAGGTGCGGATCAGCATGAAGGCCCAGGCAAAGGTGCGGATCAGGGGCAAGgtgcagatcaggggcaaggtgcaGATCACGGGCAAGGTGCGAATCAGGGCCAAGGTGCGGATCATCATGAAGGCCCAGGCAAAGGTGCAGATCAGGGCAGGGTGCGATTCGGGCCAAGGTGCGGATCAGCATGAAGGCCCAGGGCAAGGTGTCGATCAGAGCCAAGGTGCAGATCAGTGA